In the genome of Colletotrichum lupini chromosome 8, complete sequence, one region contains:
- a CDS encoding HET domain-containing protein, with protein sequence MQNWATLIMAALVAGSAAKDCAFFYDSTVSDPFMASIPASNAQWYCKNDIGGTMEDKESNISSSATNPNFRCGICRGARSSTKDYDIPDKIGNYAIRCGYYAPGKFGPSLAWKASGGPRNRIQHSLDANLNETFMEDHASKTSPGAIKSRGCVNMGKYMTSGLVTTFGPTSMNSTYSANYEMNIEFHKSEGAYSIFLHDACGVGQNDEGDTARPVIAEIFVACLVASQPADLASLSMASLRSWSRIKSRVRCGSNILSNCYLNLVNISTHHSSHNVTMKLLNCSTLRIEEMHWARKQELGVKGISTAYAILSHKWESDEDEVTFEDMASADIKSKKLLGWSKIEKTCTEALKIGIGYAWIDTCCIDKRNLTELTEAIKSMFRWYAEAEICFAYLSDELIAPGKMEFYDKNWNGIGSRFNLSRQIQMRTSVNAEILRHNSSTHESIQDLLAGIPVGRRMSWAADRKAKKEKDRAYSLLGIFGVSMPLLYGEGNRAFIRLQEEIIKETNDMSLFAWCDSTVTCIDDLEEFRGILTTTPDHFRDCCNLTSLSDPRRGPEFSMTNKGLRLESKLFAVDRALCFLGLGCRKIEGSIHEFQGILLYQLSNESYVRTRPDKLYASSCASESRPFEKNVLFIAKQFNMGLQAENLWIPGRNPGRNIKFCIDDKQPKLHVMLRWSSPFFAAWIPSTHTIESCELWKFEGEVEVKSGNGTKFTLICGFDTQHNFWIYRDEKALSGHWMKPEDYMPAGHGFKVEKGMEDGKNLRQKNAEQPNGQMEANLRQVSILSFMKTSSIVEDLESLFNSGRSKDMNTVCETDHVSRSNMQYGTMYIEGVGEPLIPFNGKKLQALQPSNPTFRLFLVNPNR encoded by the exons ATGCAGAACTGGGCAACCTTGATTATGGCGGCCTTGGTAGCTGGCTCTGCGGCCAAGGACTGTGCTTTCTTTTACGACTCCACCGTCTCGGATCCCTTCATGGCTTCCATCCCTGCTTCCAACGCCCAGTGGTATTGCAAAAACGACATTGGCGGTACGATGGAGGACAAAGAGTCGAATATCTCCAGCTCGGCAACCAACCCGAACTTCAGATGTGGTATTTGTCGGGGAGCTAGGAGTTCGACCAAAGACTACGACATCCCTGATAAAATTGGCAACTATGCGATTCGATGCGGATACTATGCTCCTGGAAAGT TCGGCCCTTCATTGGCCTGGAAGGCGAGTGGAGGTCCTAGGAATCGTATACAGCACAGCCTCGATGCCAACTTGAACGAGACTTTTATGGAAGACCATGCTTCGAAGACAAGCCCAGGTGCTATAAAGTCGAGAGGTTGTGTTAATATGGGCAAATACATGACTTCGGGATTGGTCACGACATTCGGTCCAACATCTATGAACTCAACATACAGCGCAAATTATGAAATGAATATTGAGTTTCACAAGTCAGAAGGTGCCTACTCCATATTCTTGCATGA CGCCTGTGGCGTTGGACAAAATGATGAAGGCGATACGGCGCGTCCAGTCATAGCTGAGATTTTCGTCGC TTGCCTCGTTGCCTCGCAGCCTGCTGATTTGGCTTCCCTGTCAATGGCATCCCTTCGCAGCTGGTCCCGCATCAAGTCTCGCGTGAGATGCGGCTCCAATATTCTAAGCAACTGCTATCTGAATC TCGTCAATATTTCTACTCATCATTCCTCACACAACGTCACGATGAAGCTTCTCAACTGCTCCACCCTTCGCATCGAGGAGATGCATTGGGCAAGAAAGCAGGAACTCGGAGTGAAGGGCATTTCCACAGCCTACGCTATCCTTTCTCACAAATGGGAGAGCGATGAGGATGAGGTTACCTTCGAAGACATGGCCAGTGCCGACATAAAGTCCAAAAAGCTGCTTGGGTGGTCGAAGATTGAGAAAACTTGCACCGAGGCACTCAAGATCGGGATCGGATACGCCTGGATAGACACTTGCTGCATCGATAAGCGAAACCTCACCGAACTTACTGAAGCCATCAAATCAATGTTCAGGTGGTATGCAGAGGCGGAGATTTGCTTCGCGTATCTCTCAGAT GAGCTCATCGCTCCGGGCAAAATGGAGTTCTACGACAAGAATTGGAATGGAATTGGCAGCCGATTCAACCTCTCACGACAAATTCAAATGCGAACATCCGTCAACGCTGAAATCTTGAGACACAACTCATCGACGCACGAAAGTATCCAGGATCTCCTGGCCGGTATTCCAGTGGGCCGGCGCATGTCGTGGGCTGCTGATCGCAAggcaaagaaagagaaagatcGCGCTTACTCACTCTTGGGCATCTTCGGCGTCAGTATGCCTTTGCTTTATGGGGAAGGCAACCGAGCTTTCATTCGTTTACAGGAAGAGATCATCAAGGAGACCAACGACATGTCACTGTTCGCTTGGTGTGATTCCACAGTCACTTGCATAGATGACTTAGAAGAGTTCCGTGGCATCCTCACCACTACTCCGGATCATTTCCGCGATTGTTGCAATCTAACATCTCTAAGCGATCCAAGGCGTGGCCCAGAG TTTTCGATGACAAACAAAGGTCTCCGCCTTGAATCCAAGCTTTTCGCAGTCGACAGAGCTCTTTGTTTTCTTGGGCTAGGTTGTCGAAAGATTGAAGGTTCCATCCATGAATTCCAGGGCATTTTGCTCTATCAGCTCAGCAATGAGAGCTATGTCAGAACGAGACCGGACAAGCTCTATGCTAGCAGCTGCGCATCCGAAAGCCGGCCATTCGAAAAGAACGTTCTCTTCATCGCTAAGCAATTCAATATGGGCCTACAGGCAGAGAATTTGTGGATTCCTGGCCGTAATCCTGGCCGTAATATCAAGTTCTGCATCGACGATAAGCAGCCAAAATTGCATGTAATGCTGCGCTGGAGCTCACCATTTTTTGCTGCTTGGATCCCGTCCACACATACTATTGAGAGCTGCGAGCTTTGGAAATTTGAAGGAGAGGTGGAGGTCAAGTCTGGCAATGGAACTAAGTTCACATTGATCTGTGGATTCGACACGCAACATAACTTCTGGATTTATCGGGATGAAAAGGCTCTCAGCGGCCATTGGATGAAACCTGAAGATTACATGCCCGCAGGGCATGGATTTAAGGTGGAAAAGGGAATGGAAGACGGT AAGAACCTTCGGCAAAAGAATGCCGAGCAGCCCAACGGCCAAATGGAGGCCAACTTGAGGCAAGTTTCGATTTTGTCTTTTATGAAGACAAGTTCGATTGTTGAAGATCTCG AGAGTCTCTTCAATTCTGGGAGGTCCAAGGATATGAATACCGTATGTGAGACGGATCACGTGTCCCGCT CAAACATGCAATATGGTACTATGTATATCGAAGGAGTGGGCGAACCACTCATTCCATTCAATGGGAAGAAGCTCCAGGCCCTGCAACCATCCAACCCAACCTTCCGTCTCTTTTTGGTAAACCCCAACCGTTAA
- a CDS encoding amidohydrolase: MTVSPTKILLKNGVLLIHGEDGRVNPQRSDILIEGDTISQIGPNVRTAGEDVKVFDCEGKIVSPGFISTHHHVWQTALKGRHVDHTLLKYLPRGNFIGSLFTTEDAFWGELGGALEATDGGTTTIVDHSNLNVGPEFPPTLIQALVASGLRSVYCYCVPRTTSWSPFSTADDYTSSHVLEEWKSLATKGPYGDGRVQIGFAVDNLYQSPDQMKFLYSELRAARAKVITSHGTSGLPFGDGPSVVQILNNHNLLGSDILISHANFPKDGDAELVKKHNVYISATPNTELQMGWPPVALQPKFEANSSLGVDCHSCGSSFMPSQMRLGLQYARLERQENLRRQGKWSQHVGPSAEQAFNLATIGGAKAIGMEGEVGQIRVGAKADLVVFSTDSPSMLPAAEEDPIAAVVLHSSERDVETVIVGGVIREENGKLLPVSFTGQVEGASDLGLHGKSITWKDVAKNLIQSRSRLNSKAEGINMTAVEETIMDNFYMNRKDMLEQFSFIQNEARNIYSVLEEEVDFRIFGSQLRHDLMEQYIVTELVATTRSYHSRCGGAVSQPHFGRSPPHLRAPVSMPVAFDAELSTTSHDALAETKWRDYNYRTRRQSEAETSSSLIFQHQPKSTKSHPTTSNMPESKVIPASATPVAKPTATFTGDVYMELINRDETSVIANVTFTPCARTHWHTHVGGQMIRVLAGSGWVCDKGGEAKRINAGDTVWAPPGTTHWHGADDGSIMTHFVVGIGETKWHEAVTEEDYKKRSE; the protein is encoded by the exons ATGACTGTCTCGCCAACCAAGATTTTGTTGAAAAATGGTGTGCTTCTTATCCATGGAGAGGATGGCAGAGTGAACCCTCAGCGGTCGGATATTCTCATCGAGGGAGACACGATTTCACAAATCGGCCCAAACGTCAGGACAGCCGGCGAGGATGTCAAAGTGTTTGACTGCGAGGGCAAGATCGTATCTCCAGGCTTTATAAGCACACATCATCACGTATGGCAAACCGCGCTGAAGGGTCGCCATGTCGACCACACTCTACTTAAGTACTTGCCGCGAGGAAACTTCATTGGGTCATTGTTCACTACCGAAGACGCATTTTGGGGTGAACTTGGCGGCGCACTTGAAGCTACTGATGGCGGGACCACGACCATTGTGGACCACTCCAATCTCAATGTTGGCCCAGAATTCC CCCCTACGTTGATTCAGGCGCTTGTAGCCTCCGGGCTTCGTTCTGTCTACTGCTACTGCGTTCCCAGAACGACCAGCTGGAGCCCGTTCTCTACAGCAGATGATTATACGTCTTCACATGTTCTCGAAGAATGGAAATCGCTGGCGACAAAGGGCCCTTATGGAGACGGGCGAGTCCAGATTGGTTTCGCGGTAGATAACCTGTATCAGTCGCCCGACCAAATGAAGTTCCTCTACTCGGAGCTTCGCGCTGCAAGGGCTAAGGTCATAACATCGCACGGTACCAGCGGCTTACCCTTCGGCGATGGTCCTTCTGTCGTTCAGATCCTGAACAACCACAACCTGCTAGGCTCAGATATACTCATCTCTCACGCCAATTTCCCAAAGGATGGCGACGCAGAGCTTGTCAAGAAGCACAATGTCTACATCTCTGCTACTCCCAACACAGAGCTTCAGATGGGATGGCCGCCAGTCGCCCTTCAACCTAAGTTTGAAGCAAACTCCAGCCTCGGGGTTGACTGCCACAGCTGTGGCAGCAGCTTTATGCCCAGTCAAATGCGACTCGGCCTGCAGTATGCCCGACTCGAACGACAAGAGAATCTTCGGAGACAGGGCAAGTGGAGCCAGCATGTCGGTCCGTCAGCTGAGCAAGCCTTCAATCTCGCCACAATTGGCGGCGCAAAGGCTATTGGCATGGAGGGTGAGGTTGGCCAGATCCGCGTTGGAGCAAAGGCAGATCTAGTGGTCTTCAGCACTGATAGCCCCTCCATGCTTCCTGCTGCTGAAGAAGACCCCATTGCAGCGGTGGTTCTGCATTCGAGTGAGAGAGATGTGGAAACTGTCATTGTTGGAGGCGTCATTCGGGAGGAGAATGGAAAGTTGCTACCTGTGTCATTTACCGGTCAAGTGGAGGGGGCGAGTGACCTCGGTCTTCATGGGAAAAGTATTACATGGAAGGATGTTGCGAAGAATTTGATTCAGAGCCGGAGCAGATTAAACAGCAAGGCAGAAGGCATCAACATGACGGCGGTGGAAGAGACGATTATGGACAATTTCTACATGAACCGGAAGGATATGCTTGAGCA ATTTTCGTTCATCCAGAATGAAGCACGGAATATCTACTCCGTCTTAGAGGA AGAGGTCGACTTCCGGATATTCGGCTCCCAGCTCAGACATGACTTGATGGAGCAGTACATCGTGACGGAGTTAGTTGCCACCACACGGAGTTATCACTCAAGATGCGGGGGAGCTGTCAGCCAACCCCACTTCGGCCGATCTCCGCCGCATCTAAGAGCGCCCGTGTCTATGCCGGTTGCCTTTGATGCCGAGTT ATCAACGACCTCGCATGATGCCCTCG CGGAGACTAAATGGCGTGATTATAACTACCGCACCCGCCGCCAGTCTGAAGCAGAAACCTCCTCATCTTTAATCTTCCAGCATCAACCTAAATCAACGAAATCCCACCCAACTACCTCCAACATGCCAGAGTCAAAGGTCATTCCGGCCTCGGCCACGCCAGTAGCAAAGCCAACGGCTACTTTCACCGGCGATGTCTACATGGAACTCATCAACCGCGACGAAACCTCCGTCATCGCAAACGTTACCTTTACCCCATGCGCTCGGACGCATTGGCACACCCACGTCGGAGGACAGATGATTAGAGTGCTGGCCGGTAGCGGATGGGTCTGCGACAAGGGCGGCGAGGCGAAGCGAATCAACGCTGGAGACACTGTTTGGGCTCCTCCGGGCACGACTCACTGGCACGGCGCCGATGATGGAAGCATTATGACGCACTTTGTTGTTGGCATTGGAGAAACAAAGTGGCATGAGGCTGTCACCGAAGAGGATTACAAGAAGCGGTCCGAATGA
- a CDS encoding subtilase, which yields MHLLSIASLLALPVLGSAQSFATRQAPEGADETNNATVPIAKSYIIEYASGSAKARRDVALEADIKVVKNFESDIFSGASIETDSHNIDSLQNLAGVARVWQNTRVSLSPVEGLKSIEEAAAGDYSPHNTTGVSKLHDKGIFGQGVKVGVVDSGTWYTHPALGGGFGPGFKVAGGYDLVGNGIWPYEDKTPDDDPLDQLGHGTHVSGIIAGKNDFWSGVAPEASLYSYKVFAQLDATDDATLIEAFLRAYSDGVDIITASIGGPGGWSTNAWAEIASRLVDEGVVVTIANGNSGAAGAFFGSSGSSGKNVLAVASVETEKYPASPFELTSVLDGNTETIKAGYLPSTYYFSSDIVDWPVVPLNLDITDPADGCEPYPNGTRSLKGVIPLVRRGTCTFATKQANLVALGAEYILFYNNENPIITPGTDDDVGLIALITAAAGKAIIETVQAGGNVTADFSLNPEQVVGLEYPAGGRPNTFTSWGASNDLDIKPDIAAPGGQIFSTYLDDTYALLSGTSMAAPYVAGVAALYISAHGGRSVHGKGFAKTLHQRIIASGTSLPWSDGTATDYGFSASVAQVGNGLINAFKIVNYTTDIAFEKIALNDTHYFSRYHDVTVTNNGAKDVSYKLSYEAAAGVEILGWYPFVAPWGGEKRLKSFTELTPKSLPVEVSLPRDFTLKPGESKTVSVNFPNPDGLGWNSSALPIYSGKVIVSGNNGEQFSVPYLGLGANLKAEISPIYRPSYPFTTQRDYVYSFNLDPSVADFPIIYSKLIWGSKEVRWDIYEAGWTDRQWEYPPIPGQNGYIGPATSHVVAGSVSYFDPTRYDPDDTWTYPQVDLYRNAQTQASYHEFWWFGKLGNGSQIELGNYTMRFATLKPFGNPAAADNWDVFQTPQIQVTGKYERRG from the exons ATGCATCTGCTGAGCATTGCCAGTCTCCTTGCGCTTCCCGTTCTGGGGAGTGCACAGTCTTTCGCTACTCGTCAAGCTCCAGAGGGTGCAGATGAGACTAACAACGCTACTGTCCCTATTGCCAAGAGCTACATCATCGAGTATGCCTCG GGATCAGCCAAAGCCCGTCGCGACGTTGCCCTCGAGGCCGATATTAAGGTCGTCAAGAACTTTGAGAGCGACATCTTCTCCGGCGCCAGCATTGAGACCGACAGCCACAACATTGACAGTCTCCAGAACCTAGCTGGTGTCGCTCGCGTCTGGCAAAACACCCGTGTCAGTTTGTCTCCTGTTGAGGGCCTCAAGTCGATCGAGGAGGCTGCTGCTGGTGACTACAGCCCGCACAACACCACCGGCGTGAGCAAGCTTCACGACAAGGGCATTTTTGGGCAGGGAGTCAAAGTCGGTGTTGTTGACTCTGGAACTTGGTACACGCACCCCGCC CTGGGAGGTGGCTTCGGCCCGGGTTTCAAGGTCGCTGGTGGTTACGATCTCGTCGGGAACGGCA TCTGGCCCTACGAAGACAAGACCCCAGATGATGATCCGTTGGATCAGCTTGGACATG GGACCCATGTTTCAGGAATTATTGCTGGAAAGAATGACTT CTGGAGTGGTGTTGCCCCCGAGGCGTCGCTTTACTCATACAAGGTCTTCGCTCAACTG GATGCTACGGATGATGCTACTCTCATTGAGGCTTTCCTCCGAGCCTACTCCGACGGC GTTGACATTATCACTGCCAGTATTGGTGGTCCAGGTGGCTGGTCTACAAACGCGTGGGCTGAGATCGCTTCTCGCTTGGTCGACGAAGGAGTCGTAGTCACGATTGCCAATGGCAACTCGGGTGCTGCCGGTGCTTTCTTCGGAAGCAGTGGTTCCTCTGGCAAGAATGTTCTCGCCGTGGCCTCTGTGGAGACCGAGAAGTATCCTGCCTCGCCATTCGAGTTGACATCGGTTCTCGACGGCAACACTGAGACCATCAAG GCTGGATACTTGCCTTCAACTTACTATTTCTCGTCCGATATCGTTGACTGGCCGGTCGTCCCTCTCAACCTTGACATTACCGACCCAGCGGATGGCTGCGAACCCTACCCCAACGGCACCCGCAGCCTCAAGGGTGTCATTCCCTTGGTAAGAAGAGGCACTTGCACTTTCGCAACTAAGCAAGCCAACCTGGTTGCCCTTGGTGCCGAGTACATCTTATTTTACAACAACGAAAACCCCATCATCACACCCGGAACCGATGACGATGTTGGTCTGATTGCCCTCATCACCGCCGCAGCTGGTAAGGCCATCATTGAGACGGTTCAAGCCGGCGGCAATGTCACCGCGGACTTTTCTCTTAATCCCGAGCAGGTTGTTGGCTTGGAATACCCCGCTGGTGGCCGACCCAACACTTTCACTTCTTGGGGTGCTTCGAATGACCTCGATATCAAGCCCGATATTGCTGCTCCTGGTGGTCAA ATCTTCAGTACCTATCTTGATGACACCTACGCTTTGCTTTCCGGTACCTCGATGGCCGCACCTTACGTAGCCGGTGTAGCTGCGCTCTACATCAGTGCCCACGGCGGCCGGTCTGTACATG GCAAGGGCTTCGCCAAGACACTGCATCAAAGAATCATCGCCAGCGGAACCTCTCTTCCCTGGTCCGACGGAACCGCCACCGACTACGGCTTCTCTGCATCGGTGGCTCAAGTTGGTAATGGTCTCATTAATGCCTTCAAGATCGTCAACTATACCACCGACATTGCCTTTGAGAAAATCGCCCTCAATGACACCCACTACTTCAGTCGTTACCACGACGTGACTGTAACCAACAACGGTGCCAAGGATGTGAGCTACAAGCTCTCATATGAAGCTGCCGCTGGGGTGGAAATCCTTGGCTGGTACCCATTCGTCGCACCCTGGGGTGGCGAGAAAAGACTCAAGAGCTTTACGGAGTTGACGCCCAAGAGTCTTCCTGTTGAGGTCTCTTTGCCGAGGGACTTCACTTTGAAGCCGGGCGAGAGCAAGACTGTCAG TGTCAACTTTCCCAACCCCGACGGCCTTGGTTGGAACTCGTCTGCTCTGCCTATCTACAGCGGAAAGGTCATAGTTTCTGGCAACAACGGAGAACAATTTTCCGTGCCTTACCTAG GCCTCGGTGCGAACCTGAAGGCAGAGATTAGCCCGATCTACCGTCCCTCGTACCCCTTCACCACTCAGAGAGACTA CGTCTACTCTTTCAATCTCGACCCGTCCGTCGCCGATTTCCCCATCATCTACTCGAAGCTCATTTGGGGCAGCAAGGAAGTCCGATGGGAT ATTTACGAAGCTGGTTGGACCGATAGACAATGGGAATACCCGCCTATCCCCGGTCAGAACGGCTATATTGGCCCGGCCACCAGCCACGTTGTAGCTGGCAGCGTGTCATACTTTGACCCCACTCGTTATGACCCAGATGACACCTGGACTTACCCTCAGGTTGACTTGTACCGCAATGCTCAGACCCAGGCGTCGTACCATGAGTTCTGGTGGTTCGGAAAACTTGGCAACGGAAGCCAGATTGAGCTCGGAAACTACAC CATGCGATTCGCCACACTGAAGCCTTTCGGGAACCCTGCGGCTGCTGATAACTGGGATGTTTTCCAGACGCCGCAGATTCAAGTCACTGGCAAATACGAGAGACGAGGATAG
- a CDS encoding H+ symporter family protein: MKGGIHPPRTGNSPRRPYIILGVFDSWITPLLTCLCDWNQQLIMDDKTHVEPERPHIEHHGDQEPWHGMSVGRYLGTRFTTLKPPMLSAPNPLRLVKMINRRQWAFFAVAFAAWTWDAFDFFTVSLTITELSETFNKSKTDITWGITLVLMFRSVGSILFGIAADRYGRKWPFIVNNLLFIILELGTGFCQTYEQFLACRALFGIAMGGLYGNAAATALEELPAETRGMMSGVLQQGYAFGYLLAAAFARGLVNTTPHGWRPLFWFGAGPPVLFIAFRLMLPETDTFIEHKRIREAAGRRAEEAGHTSVTSTFLKEGKVALRRHWLLLTYLVLLMAGFNFMSHGSQDLYPTMLTNQFNFNADMVTVTQVVANLGAMLGGTTVGYCSQIFGRRFSIMVCCVVGGALLYPYTFVTTEAVMAAAFFEQFCVQGAWGVIPIHLMELSPGAFRTFVVGTSYQLGNLVSSASSTIESRLGENFPLAPKGTTKRYDYGNVICIFMGCVFAYVLLLTFIGPEHLRRSFDVADDSDMREVAGDEMMQDELHNREGRTGHLAHSDEELGHQEKSATHRE, translated from the exons ATGAAGGGCGGCATCCATCCTCCCCGGACTGGTAACAGCCCTCGTCGGCCCTACATCATTCTAGGTGTATTTGACTCATGGATAACCCCGCTTCTGA CCTGCCTTTGCGACTGGAATCAACAGCTCATCATGGACGATAAAACACACGTTGAGCCTGAGAGACCTCACATTGAGCACCATGGGGACCAAGAGCCATGGCACGGCATGTCCGTTGGCCGCTATCTGGGGACACGCTTCACCACCCTCAAACCGCCTATGCTGAGCGCGCCGAACCCGCTGAGGCTCGTCAAGATGATCAACAGAAGGCAATGGGCATTCTTCGCTGTCGCCTTCGCTGCCTGG ACCTGGGATGCCTTCGACTTCTTCACCGTCTCCCTCACCATCACCGAACTTTCCGAGACATTCAACAAGTCCAAGACAGACATCACTTGGGGCATCACACTGGTGCTGATGTTCCGATCCGTCGGATCCATCCTCTTCGGTATTGCAGCAGATCGCTACGGCAGAAAATGGCCTTTCATTGTGAACAACCTCCTCTTCATCATCCTTGAGCTG GGTACTGGCTTCTGCCAAACCTACGAGCAATTCCTAGCATGTCGCGCCCTCTTCGGAATCGCCATGGGCGGTCTGTACGGCAACGCGGCAGCAACTGCCCTTGAAGAGCTTCCAGCAGAGACCCGCGGAATGATGTCCGGCGTCTTACAACAAGGT TACGCTTTTGGATACCTGTTGGCCGCGGCCTTTGCCCGAGGGCTGGTCAACACGACCCCGCATGGCTGGCGCCCACTCTTCTGGTTCGGAGCCGGTCCGCCAGTCCTCTTCATCGCGTTCCGTTTGATGCTGCCCGAGACCGATACCTTCATCGAGCACAAACGCATCCGCGAGGCGGCCGGTCGACGCGCTGAGGAGGCTGGGCACACGAGCGTGACCTCGACCTTTTTGAAGGAAGGTAAAGTGGCTCTGCGGAGACACTGGTTGCTGTTGACTTACCTGGTCCTCCTCATGGCCGGGTTCAACTTCATGTCGCACGGCAGCCAGGATCTCTATCCCACCATGCTGACCAACCAATTCAACTTCAATGCCGACATGGTCACCGTCACGCAGGTTGTCGCGAACCTGGGCGCTATGCTAGGTGGCACGACTGTCGGTTACTGCAGTCAGATCTTCGGTCGGCGTTTCAGCATCATGGTTTGCTGTGTCGTGGGCGGTGCCTTGCTGTACCCTTACACGTTCGTCACGACCGAGGCAGTCATGGCTGCCGCCTTCTTTGAGCAGTTCTGCGTGCAGGGCGCGTGGGGCGTCATTCCCATCCACCTCATGGAACTCAGCCCTGGTGCATTCCGCACGTTTGTAGTCGGCACCTCGTACCAGCTGGGTAACCTCGTTTCGTCGGCCAGCTCCACCATTGAGTCCCGCCTTGGCGAGAACTTCCCTCTCGCACCGAAGGGCACGACGAAGCGCTACGATTATGGCAACGTTATCTGCATCTTCATGGGCTGTGTGTTTGCGTACGTGTTGTTGCTGACCTTTATCGGCCCCGAACATCTGCGACGGAGCTTTGATGTGGCTGATGATTCGGATATGAGAGAGGTTGCTGGGGATGAGATGATGCAGGATGAGCTTCACAATCGCGAGGGCAGAACCGGTCACCTTGCGCACAGTGATGAGGAATTGGGACACCAGGAGAAGTCGGCTACTCACCGGGAATAA
- a CDS encoding short chain dehydrogenase, translated as MARILITGSSDGLGAVAARTLLKNGHQVVIHARNAQRAEDAKTAVPGAETVLIGDLSKIAEIKKLAEDANKLGTFDVVIHNAGLYRGPYRKTDLGLPSLTAVNVFAPYILTSLIHKPKRIVYISSGLHKSGDTSFTDPTWRERGEEGWNENQAYCDSKLHVTTLANAVARLWPDVKSNSVDPGWVPTKMGGSNAPEKAEDGVASYVLLAEGTGGGDVTGKYFKPPGQEDTPVSFTKEEKRQDQLLKLLEEETGVKIPVA; from the coding sequence ATGGCACGAATTCTCATCACGGGCTCTTCTGACGGCCTAGGTGCAGTCGCCGCCCGCACCCTCCTCAAAAACGGCCATCAAGTCGTCATTCACGCCCGCAACGCGCAGCGAGCTGAAGATGCGAAGACCGCCGTGCCAGGCGCCGAGACAGTTCTCATCGGCGATCTCTCTAAGATTGCAGAGATCAAGAAACTCGCCGAAGACGCCAACAAACTGGGAACATTCGACGTCGTCATCCACAATGCAGGTCTCTACCGCGGGCCGTATCGCAAGACCGATCTCGGACTGCCAAGCTTGACTGCAGTCAACGTCTTTGCGCCCTACATCCTCACGTCCTTGATACACAAGCCCAAGAGGATTGTGTACATCTCTTCCGGCCTGCACAAGAGCGGCGACACTAGCTTCACTGATCCTACGTGGCGCGAGCGCGGTGAGGAAGGCTGGAATGAGAATCAGGCGTATTGCGACTCGAAGCTGCACGTCACGACGTTGGCCAACGCCGTCGCTCGTCTGTGGCCGGATGTGAAGAGCAACTCGGTCGATCCTGGCTGGGTTCCCACCAAGATGGGAGGTTCTAACGCACCTGAAAAGGCGGAGGATGGAGTGGCAAGCTATGTTTTGCTGGCGGAGGGAACTGGTGGTGGAGATGTTACTGGAAAGTACTTCAAGCCTCCCGGACAGGAAGATACTCCAGTCTCTTTCAcgaaggaggagaagagaCAAGACCAGTTGTTGAAATTGCTCGAGGAGGAGACTGGGGTCAAGATTCCCGTGGCCTAA